The following coding sequences are from one Eucalyptus grandis isolate ANBG69807.140 chromosome 11, ASM1654582v1, whole genome shotgun sequence window:
- the LOC104426781 gene encoding putative invertase inhibitor has translation MHRPMITMLSILIILALSVNAQPSSSDLISQVCAHVPRKGFCESTLRSDPRSEGADTAGLAAVALALAASNATDNAAFIGRMLGGGGDGWAGGSLDPAVEQCLSDCADQYVDAVEQVEASIAAASARDYGGLRPWVKAALADAESCEEGFRMEAGGHQMLMSRRNKVFKLLCDTALRIVELLVLA, from the coding sequence ATGCACAGGCCAATGATCACGATGCTCTCCATCTTAATAATCCTAGCTCTCTCCGTAAATGCACAGCCGAGTAGCTCCGATTTGATATCACAAGTCTGCGCGCACGTACCTCGCAAAGGCTTCTGCGAATCCACGCTCCGGTCCGATCCGAGGAGCGAGGGGGCGGACACGGCCGGGCTCGCGGCGGTCGCGCTGGCGCTCGCCGCCTCGAACGCGACGGACAATGCCGCCTTCATCGGGCGGAtgctcggcggcggcggcgacggctgGGCCGGGGGGAGCCTGGACCCGGCGGTGGAGCAGTGCCTCAGCGACTGCGCCGACCAGTACGTGGACGCGGTGGAGCAGGTGGAGGCGTCGATCGCCGCCGCGAGCGCCCGGGACTACGGCGGCCTGAGGCCGTGGGTGAAGGCGGCGCTCGCGGACGCGGAGTCGTGCGAGGAAGGGTTCAGGATGGAGGCCGGGGGCCACCAGATGTTGATGTCGCGCCGGAACAAGGTGTTCAAGCTGCTGTGCGACACGGCGCTGAGGATCGTGGAACTGCTGGTGCTCGCCTGA
- the LOC104426782 gene encoding sucrose synthase 2 isoform X1 has protein sequence MVKTQTSLVFFSPFLANVGEFRSRESASFLRSEPSHGDCQVGSRAEREEASRGQRQGSLQRSVFASLQPHHLLDELDSILDDEQSGQSLSACPFNEVLKSAQEAIVLPPFVAVAVRPTPGVWEYVRINVNELSVDELTVSEYLRFKEELVDGLSNTPFVLELDFEPFNATFPRSNQSSYIGNGVQFLNRHLSSIMFRNKDCLEPLLDFLRTHKHKGHTLMLNDRIQTILKLESALSKAEDYLSRLPSDTPYSDFEYELQGMGFERGWGDSATTVLEMMHLLLDILHAPDPSTIEAFLGRIPIVFNVVILSPHGYFGQANVLGLPDTGGQIVYILDQVRALENEMLLRIQKQGLDVTPRILIVTRLIPDAKGTTCNQRLETVSGTHHTYILRVPFRSEKGILHKWISRFDVWPFLEAFAEDAAGEIALELQGYPDFIIGNYSDGNLVASLLAHKMGITQCTIAHALEKTKYPDSDIYWKDFEDKYQFSCQFTADLIAMNHADFIITSTYQEIAGAKNTVGQYESYTAFTLPGLYRVVHGIDVFDPKFNIVSPGADMSIYFPYFEKHRRLTALHDSIEKLLFHTEQNEKHVGRLRDKSKPIVFQMARLDRVKNITGLVECYGKSSELRELANLVVIAGNNDVKKSKDREEAEEIEKMHDLIKTYKLDGQFRWISVQTNRACNGELYRCIADTKGVFVQPALYESFGLTVVEAMTCGLPTFATCQGGPAEIIEHGVSGFHINPYHPDQASALMVDFLQRCKEDLSCWKKISDAGLQRIYDRYTWKIYSERLMTLAGVYGFWKHVSKLERRATRRYGEMLYILKFRELVKPVPQAVDNPC, from the exons ATGGTCAAAACTCAAACCTCTCTCGtgtttttctccccctttttggcGAACGTTGGAGAGTTTCGTAGCAGAGAGAGCGCAAGTTTTTTGAGAAGTGAGCCAAGTCATGGCGACTGCCAAGTTGGATCGCGTGCCGAGCGTGAAGAAGCGAGTCGAGGACAGCGTCAGGGCTCACTGCAACGATCTGTTTTCGCTTCTCTCCAG CCGCATCACTTGCTGGATGAGCTTGACAGCATATTGGATGATGAGCAATCAGGACAAAGTCTGAGCGCTTGCCCCTTCAACGAGGTCCTAAAATCCGCCCAG GAAGCCATAGTTTTACCTCCATTTGTAGCAGTAGCAGTCCGTCCAACACCAGGTGTTTGGGAATATGTCCGTATCAACGTGAATGAGCTTAGTGTGGATGAATTGACTGTATCTGAATATCTTCGATTCAAAGAAGAGCTTGTGGATGGGCT GTCAAATACCCCTTTTGTGCTTGAGCTTGACTTTGAGCCATTCAATGCAACCTTTCCTCGCTCAAATCAATCGTCATATATTGGCAATGGCGTTCAATTTCTCAACCGCCACCTTTCTTCAATCATGTTCCGGAATAAAGATTGCTTGGAGCCATTGCTTGATTTTCTTCGTACGCACAAACATAAAGGTCAT ACGTTGATGTTAAATGACCGAATACAAACTATTTTGAAACTTGAGTCTGCTTTGTCTAAGGCAGAGGATTATCTCTCTAGGCTTCCATCTGACACACCCTACTCAGACTTCGAATATGA GTTGCAAGGTATGGGGTTTGAGAGAGGTTGGGGCGATAGTGCAACTACGGTTTTAGAGATGATGCATCTTCTGTTGGATATCCTACACGCTCCCGATCCCTCCACTATAGAGGCATTCCTTGGCAGGATTCCTATTGTATTTAATGTTGTCATATTGTCCCCACATGGATATTTTGGGCAAGCTAATGTCTTGGGGTTACCGGATACTGGAGGGCAG ATTGTTTACATACTCGATCAGGTTCGGGCACTGGAGAATGAAATGCTCCTCAGAATACAGAAGCAAGGACTGGATGTGACCCCTAGAATTCTTATT gTTACTAGGTTGATACCTGATGCAAAAGGAACTACATGTAACCAACGGCTGGAAACAGTCAGTGGAACACATCACACATATATTCTGCGAGTTCCCTTCAGATCTGAGAAAGGAATTCTTCATAAATGGATTTCAAGATTTGATGTGTGGCCTTTTTTGGAAGCTTTTGCTGAG GATGCAGCAGGTGAAATTGCCTTAGAGTTGCAAGGCTATCCAGATTTTATTATTGGGAACTACAGTGATGGTAATCTTGTTGCATCATTATTGGCTCATAAGATGGGAATTACGCAG TGCACCATAGCACATGCCCTGGAGAAGACGAAGTACCCAGATTCTGACATATACTGGAAGGATTTTGAGGATAAGTACCAATTCTCCTGTCAATTCACTGCTGATCTAATTGCCATGAATCATGCCGACTTTATCATCACCAGCACATATCAAGAAATAGCAGGAGC GAAGAATACTGTCGGGCAGTATGAGAGCTACACTGCCTTTACACTTCCAGGGTTGTATAGGGTTGTTCATGGAATTGATGTTTTTGATCCAAAGTTCAATATTGTCTCTCCTGGGGCAGATATGAGCATTTATTTTCCTTACTTTGAAAAGCATAGGCGACTTACAGCTTTACATGATTCGATAGAGAAATTGCTCTTTCATACCGAGCAAAATGAAAAGCATGT TGGCAGATTGAGAGATAAATCCAAGCCTATTGTCTTTCAAATGGCAAGGTTGGACCGAGTTAAAAACATCACTGGGTTGGTGGAATGCTATGGTAAGAGTTCTGAACTGAGGGAATTGGCTAATCTTGTTGTCATAGCTGGTAACAATGATGTGAAGAAGTCCAAAGATAgggaagaagctgaagaaattgAGAAGATGCATGACTTGATTAAGACGTACAAGTTAGATGGCCAGTTTCGATGGATATCTGTGCAAACAAATCGAGCTTGTAATGGTGAGCTCTATCGATGCATAGCTGACACAAAAGGTGTTTTTGTTCAG CCAGCTCTGTATGAATCCTTTGGACTCACTGTTGTAGAGGCCATGACTTGTGGCTTGCCAACATTTGCCACTTGCCAGGGAGGTCCTGCAGAGATCATCGAGCATGGCGTGTCAGGTTTCCATATCAATCCTTATCACCCAGACCAGGCTTCAGCACTCATGGTTGATTTCTTACAACGGTGCAAGGAGGACTTGAGTTGTTGGAAGAAAATATCTGACGCAGGGCTCCAGAGGATTTATGATCG GTATACGTGGAAGATCTATTCTGAAAGGTTGATGACACTGGCTGGGGTTTATGGCTTCTGGAAGCATGTTTCCAAGTTAGAGAGGCGTGCAACACGACGTTACGGGGAGATGCTTTACATTCTTAAATTTCGAGAACTG GTGAAGCCGGTTCCACAGGCAGTTGATAATCCGTGCTAA
- the LOC104426782 gene encoding sucrose synthase 2 isoform X2, protein MATAKLDRVPSVKKRVEDSVRAHCNDLFSLLSRYVKQGKGILQPHHLLDELDSILDDEQSGQSLSACPFNEVLKSAQEAIVLPPFVAVAVRPTPGVWEYVRINVNELSVDELTVSEYLRFKEELVDGLSNTPFVLELDFEPFNATFPRSNQSSYIGNGVQFLNRHLSSIMFRNKDCLEPLLDFLRTHKHKGHTLMLNDRIQTILKLESALSKAEDYLSRLPSDTPYSDFEYELQGMGFERGWGDSATTVLEMMHLLLDILHAPDPSTIEAFLGRIPIVFNVVILSPHGYFGQANVLGLPDTGGQIVYILDQVRALENEMLLRIQKQGLDVTPRILIVTRLIPDAKGTTCNQRLETVSGTHHTYILRVPFRSEKGILHKWISRFDVWPFLEAFAEDAAGEIALELQGYPDFIIGNYSDGNLVASLLAHKMGITQCTIAHALEKTKYPDSDIYWKDFEDKYQFSCQFTADLIAMNHADFIITSTYQEIAGAKNTVGQYESYTAFTLPGLYRVVHGIDVFDPKFNIVSPGADMSIYFPYFEKHRRLTALHDSIEKLLFHTEQNEKHVGRLRDKSKPIVFQMARLDRVKNITGLVECYGKSSELRELANLVVIAGNNDVKKSKDREEAEEIEKMHDLIKTYKLDGQFRWISVQTNRACNGELYRCIADTKGVFVQPALYESFGLTVVEAMTCGLPTFATCQGGPAEIIEHGVSGFHINPYHPDQASALMVDFLQRCKEDLSCWKKISDAGLQRIYDRYTWKIYSERLMTLAGVYGFWKHVSKLERRATRRYGEMLYILKFRELVKPVPQAVDNPC, encoded by the exons ATGGCGACTGCCAAGTTGGATCGCGTGCCGAGCGTGAAGAAGCGAGTCGAGGACAGCGTCAGGGCTCACTGCAACGATCTGTTTTCGCTTCTCTCCAG GTATGTGAAACAAGGAAAAGGGATATTGCAGCCGCATCACTTGCTGGATGAGCTTGACAGCATATTGGATGATGAGCAATCAGGACAAAGTCTGAGCGCTTGCCCCTTCAACGAGGTCCTAAAATCCGCCCAG GAAGCCATAGTTTTACCTCCATTTGTAGCAGTAGCAGTCCGTCCAACACCAGGTGTTTGGGAATATGTCCGTATCAACGTGAATGAGCTTAGTGTGGATGAATTGACTGTATCTGAATATCTTCGATTCAAAGAAGAGCTTGTGGATGGGCT GTCAAATACCCCTTTTGTGCTTGAGCTTGACTTTGAGCCATTCAATGCAACCTTTCCTCGCTCAAATCAATCGTCATATATTGGCAATGGCGTTCAATTTCTCAACCGCCACCTTTCTTCAATCATGTTCCGGAATAAAGATTGCTTGGAGCCATTGCTTGATTTTCTTCGTACGCACAAACATAAAGGTCAT ACGTTGATGTTAAATGACCGAATACAAACTATTTTGAAACTTGAGTCTGCTTTGTCTAAGGCAGAGGATTATCTCTCTAGGCTTCCATCTGACACACCCTACTCAGACTTCGAATATGA GTTGCAAGGTATGGGGTTTGAGAGAGGTTGGGGCGATAGTGCAACTACGGTTTTAGAGATGATGCATCTTCTGTTGGATATCCTACACGCTCCCGATCCCTCCACTATAGAGGCATTCCTTGGCAGGATTCCTATTGTATTTAATGTTGTCATATTGTCCCCACATGGATATTTTGGGCAAGCTAATGTCTTGGGGTTACCGGATACTGGAGGGCAG ATTGTTTACATACTCGATCAGGTTCGGGCACTGGAGAATGAAATGCTCCTCAGAATACAGAAGCAAGGACTGGATGTGACCCCTAGAATTCTTATT gTTACTAGGTTGATACCTGATGCAAAAGGAACTACATGTAACCAACGGCTGGAAACAGTCAGTGGAACACATCACACATATATTCTGCGAGTTCCCTTCAGATCTGAGAAAGGAATTCTTCATAAATGGATTTCAAGATTTGATGTGTGGCCTTTTTTGGAAGCTTTTGCTGAG GATGCAGCAGGTGAAATTGCCTTAGAGTTGCAAGGCTATCCAGATTTTATTATTGGGAACTACAGTGATGGTAATCTTGTTGCATCATTATTGGCTCATAAGATGGGAATTACGCAG TGCACCATAGCACATGCCCTGGAGAAGACGAAGTACCCAGATTCTGACATATACTGGAAGGATTTTGAGGATAAGTACCAATTCTCCTGTCAATTCACTGCTGATCTAATTGCCATGAATCATGCCGACTTTATCATCACCAGCACATATCAAGAAATAGCAGGAGC GAAGAATACTGTCGGGCAGTATGAGAGCTACACTGCCTTTACACTTCCAGGGTTGTATAGGGTTGTTCATGGAATTGATGTTTTTGATCCAAAGTTCAATATTGTCTCTCCTGGGGCAGATATGAGCATTTATTTTCCTTACTTTGAAAAGCATAGGCGACTTACAGCTTTACATGATTCGATAGAGAAATTGCTCTTTCATACCGAGCAAAATGAAAAGCATGT TGGCAGATTGAGAGATAAATCCAAGCCTATTGTCTTTCAAATGGCAAGGTTGGACCGAGTTAAAAACATCACTGGGTTGGTGGAATGCTATGGTAAGAGTTCTGAACTGAGGGAATTGGCTAATCTTGTTGTCATAGCTGGTAACAATGATGTGAAGAAGTCCAAAGATAgggaagaagctgaagaaattgAGAAGATGCATGACTTGATTAAGACGTACAAGTTAGATGGCCAGTTTCGATGGATATCTGTGCAAACAAATCGAGCTTGTAATGGTGAGCTCTATCGATGCATAGCTGACACAAAAGGTGTTTTTGTTCAG CCAGCTCTGTATGAATCCTTTGGACTCACTGTTGTAGAGGCCATGACTTGTGGCTTGCCAACATTTGCCACTTGCCAGGGAGGTCCTGCAGAGATCATCGAGCATGGCGTGTCAGGTTTCCATATCAATCCTTATCACCCAGACCAGGCTTCAGCACTCATGGTTGATTTCTTACAACGGTGCAAGGAGGACTTGAGTTGTTGGAAGAAAATATCTGACGCAGGGCTCCAGAGGATTTATGATCG GTATACGTGGAAGATCTATTCTGAAAGGTTGATGACACTGGCTGGGGTTTATGGCTTCTGGAAGCATGTTTCCAAGTTAGAGAGGCGTGCAACACGACGTTACGGGGAGATGCTTTACATTCTTAAATTTCGAGAACTG GTGAAGCCGGTTCCACAGGCAGTTGATAATCCGTGCTAA